The Candidatus Bathyarchaeota archaeon genome includes a region encoding these proteins:
- a CDS encoding C/D box methylation guide ribonucleoprotein complex aNOP56 subunit (functions along with aFIB and aL7a; guides 2'-O-methylation of ribose to specific sites in RNAs), producing the protein MKAAIIECVMGVFGFGEANKLVDKVFFPKDPKETAKKLAKIEAGNVVDEIVTLVEKLQGKDYTIFVFESSEVARNACERLNIEVDVAKPSEAGKLLRRNLDKFAVKVGFLKHTSELRNWTHKVSMELTKMRVKGAIEKRDLVVVQAIQTIGDLDTTLNLFMGRIREWYGLHFPELDRLVEKHETYARLVTKLGGRENFTAENLEKEGLPRAKAEWIAKAAQASMGASLSNEDADQIQAMCKTVLALYNLRQSLESYVDSIMEEVAPNIRALAGPLIGARLIALASGLTNMAKMPASTIQVLGAEKALFRSIRTGTRPPKHGVIFQHNFIQRAKHWQRGKVARALAGNLAIAARADAFSNKYIGDRLKAGLERRVKEIQEKYKQPPLKKPSMRKPFRRTKRGRKR; encoded by the coding sequence ATGAAGGCAGCGATCATAGAGTGTGTGATGGGCGTTTTCGGATTCGGAGAAGCCAACAAACTCGTTGATAAGGTATTCTTCCCAAAAGATCCGAAGGAAACGGCGAAAAAGCTTGCAAAAATTGAAGCCGGAAACGTAGTTGATGAAATAGTCACCTTGGTTGAAAAATTGCAGGGAAAGGATTACACAATCTTTGTGTTCGAGAGTTCAGAGGTCGCTCGAAATGCTTGCGAAAGGTTGAACATCGAGGTGGATGTGGCGAAACCCTCAGAGGCAGGAAAACTGCTTCGTAGGAACCTTGACAAATTCGCGGTGAAAGTAGGTTTTTTGAAACATACCTCAGAGCTCCGCAACTGGACTCACAAGGTCTCTATGGAGCTGACCAAAATGAGAGTGAAGGGAGCAATCGAAAAGCGAGACTTGGTGGTGGTGCAAGCCATCCAAACCATCGGCGACTTGGACACAACACTTAATCTCTTTATGGGCAGAATACGCGAGTGGTACGGCCTTCACTTCCCAGAGTTAGATCGGCTGGTGGAGAAGCATGAAACATATGCACGACTTGTCACTAAGTTGGGAGGAAGAGAAAACTTTACCGCAGAAAATTTAGAAAAAGAGGGGTTGCCAAGAGCTAAAGCTGAATGGATAGCTAAGGCGGCACAAGCGTCAATGGGCGCCTCGCTTAGCAATGAAGACGCAGATCAGATACAAGCCATGTGCAAAACCGTGCTAGCGCTCTATAACCTAAGACAGTCGCTGGAGAGCTACGTAGATTCGATTATGGAAGAGGTTGCGCCCAACATCCGTGCACTAGCTGGTCCGCTAATAGGGGCACGACTCATAGCGCTTGCCAGTGGGTTAACCAACATGGCTAAAATGCCAGCAAGCACAATTCAGGTTCTAGGAGCCGAAAAAGCCCTTTTTAGATCGATTAGAACCGGAACCCGCCCCCCAAAACACGGAGTAATCTTCCAACACAACTTCATTCAGAGGGCAAAGCATTGGCAGAGAGGAAAAGTAGCACGAGCACTAGCTGGAAATCTGGCCATAGCCGCACGAGCCGATGCCTTCAGCAACAAGTACATTGGCGATAGGTTGAAAGCTGGGCTTGAGAGAAGGGTCAAGGAGATTCAGGAAAAATACAAGCAACCCCCACTCAAGAAACCTTCCATGAGAAAACCATTTAGGAGAACGAAACGTGGCCGTAAACGTTAA
- a CDS encoding DUF11 domain-containing protein translates to MILNRRRALSLVTLVILGVGFSALLTLPANAQTPVLGIEKSSVPAGGGTVEPGDTITYTITYNNTGTDNATNVVIIDAVPTGTTYITGTASGTGTTITYSHDGGSTYNSSETPPVTHINWTRGILTNGTTGQTVSFQVTVNIPLDNGTTINNQASIESDELAPTDSNIVTHYVSSAPILSIAKTDAPDPVVAGQKLTYTITYENTGTMIANNVVITETYDSNVAFVSATPAPDGGTDNVWTITTLPIDGPHTITVTVKVAPDLSDSTIMLNVVQIASDEITTPVQATEETTANPREAPVGGRFASANYLRILGVLLWVNAPLIVIAVAATISAAIIARRLRHKRKND, encoded by the coding sequence ATGATTCTTAATAGGAGAAGAGCTCTGAGTTTGGTGACCTTGGTGATTCTTGGAGTGGGATTCTCAGCCTTGCTCACCTTGCCAGCTAATGCACAAACGCCGGTTCTAGGAATTGAAAAGTCTTCTGTTCCGGCTGGTGGGGGCACTGTGGAGCCGGGAGACACGATTACTTATACAATCACTTACAACAATACCGGCACTGATAATGCAACCAACGTAGTTATCATCGACGCAGTGCCTACTGGCACGACATATATAACTGGCACTGCCTCTGGAACTGGCACTACGATTACATATAGCCACGACGGCGGCTCAACCTACAACTCATCGGAGACGCCACCCGTTACGCACATAAATTGGACTAGAGGCATATTGACTAATGGTACGACTGGGCAGACGGTTTCATTCCAAGTTACAGTGAACATCCCTCTCGATAACGGAACGACTATTAACAACCAAGCAAGCATCGAAAGCGACGAGCTAGCTCCTACAGACAGCAACATTGTGACCCACTATGTCTCCTCAGCGCCCATTCTAAGTATAGCCAAGACAGATGCTCCAGATCCTGTTGTGGCTGGTCAAAAGTTGACTTACACGATCACCTACGAGAACACCGGCACCATGATAGCCAACAATGTCGTCATCACAGAAACATACGACAGCAACGTGGCTTTCGTGTCTGCCACACCAGCTCCAGACGGCGGAACCGACAACGTATGGACCATAACAACTCTGCCCATAGACGGCCCACACACGATCACCGTCACCGTTAAGGTGGCCCCAGATCTATCAGACAGCACAATAATGCTTAACGTCGTACAAATCGCCAGCGATGAGATAACGACGCCTGTACAAGCCACCGAAGAAACAACAGCAAACCCTCGCGAGGCCCCAGTCGGCGGACGCTTCGCCTCAGCCAATTACCTCAGAATATTAGGTGTGCTACTATGGGTGAACGCGCCTCTCATAGTGATAGCGGTTGCCGCCACGATATCAGCCGCCATCATCGCAAGGAGGCTTAGGCACAAGAGAAAAAACGATTAA
- a CDS encoding site-2 protease family protein, producing the protein MSDVSSNDSSTQPLDEVTQFEQLRTTVEQEFEVKDSFVEYNIPTFHVKLRQDSKTAFLRLIKRLDPLGFIPVLRKRNGKTVLQVTQKPPMKPSRPIINIALFFATLGTMLIAGYFQSQDVIGAVTFAAAIIAILGSHEMGHKLAADKHHVEATYPYFIPGPPPIGTFGAVIQQKSLPPNRDALFDIGSTGPIVGFLVAIAVTIIGLPLSSYAWIPEGGFTLPAPLLFSLIGQAFPPLGAVPPQTESVLVILLHPVAFAGWVGMIITVLNLIPVGMFDGGHVARTFFGKRTRSIISYLAIITFLILGLLIWEAFLIWAIIAIFFSSMRHPGPLDDTSKVTTWRKLTALGIAIIFFLSFPFLF; encoded by the coding sequence ATGAGCGACGTATCCTCCAACGATTCCTCCACACAACCCTTAGACGAGGTTACCCAATTTGAACAACTCCGCACCACAGTTGAGCAAGAATTCGAAGTAAAAGACAGCTTCGTAGAATACAACATACCAACCTTCCATGTGAAGCTACGACAAGACTCAAAGACAGCTTTCTTGAGGCTCATCAAACGTTTAGACCCCCTAGGTTTCATTCCAGTTCTGAGAAAAAGAAACGGCAAAACCGTACTTCAAGTCACACAGAAACCTCCCATGAAACCCAGCCGACCCATCATAAACATAGCGTTATTTTTTGCAACACTTGGAACCATGCTGATTGCTGGATATTTCCAATCTCAGGATGTCATAGGAGCGGTGACTTTTGCGGCTGCCATCATAGCAATCTTAGGCTCACATGAGATGGGACACAAGCTAGCAGCTGACAAACACCATGTAGAAGCCACTTACCCATATTTTATACCAGGCCCCCCACCTATCGGCACCTTTGGGGCTGTCATCCAACAAAAATCTCTTCCCCCAAACAGAGACGCCTTATTTGACATAGGTTCCACTGGCCCGATCGTAGGTTTTCTTGTAGCAATCGCTGTTACCATTATAGGCCTCCCCCTTTCAAGTTACGCTTGGATTCCTGAAGGCGGCTTCACACTGCCAGCGCCATTATTATTTTCGTTGATCGGGCAAGCGTTCCCCCCATTAGGAGCGGTTCCGCCCCAAACAGAATCCGTACTTGTGATATTATTGCATCCGGTTGCCTTTGCGGGTTGGGTTGGAATGATTATTACGGTGCTCAACCTCATACCAGTGGGAATGTTCGATGGCGGCCACGTCGCACGGACTTTCTTTGGGAAACGGACACGTAGCATCATATCGTATCTTGCAATCATAACCTTTCTGATTTTAGGCCTTTTAATCTGGGAAGCGTTCCTCATATGGGCAATAATTGCGATTTTCTTTTCGTCTATGCGACACCCCGGCCCGTTGGACGACACTTCAAAAGTAACAACTTGGAGAAAACTCACTGCTCTCGGGATAGCTATAATATTTTTCCTCTCATTTCCTTTCTTATTTTAA
- a CDS encoding nitroreductase, with the protein MEFMDVVKKRRSIRKYKPGPILEKVVHQILEAARLAPSGSHLQPWHFIVVKDPETKNKLGIYPWAAEAPIVIVGCTDPEASPRWHIVDLTIAFEHLVLAAASFGLGTCWIGRLYSDETTKKVLGIPARMKVLAVTPLGYPDQIPEPKTRKSLSEIVHYEKF; encoded by the coding sequence GTGGAGTTTATGGACGTCGTTAAGAAGAGGAGGAGTATACGAAAGTATAAACCTGGTCCTATACTAGAAAAAGTGGTTCATCAGATTCTAGAGGCTGCCAGGTTAGCGCCTTCCGGCAGTCATCTTCAACCTTGGCACTTCATCGTCGTCAAGGACCCAGAAACGAAGAACAAGTTAGGAATTTATCCGTGGGCCGCAGAAGCTCCAATCGTTATAGTTGGATGCACGGACCCTGAAGCGTCACCTAGATGGCACATTGTAGATTTGACTATTGCTTTCGAACACCTAGTGTTGGCAGCCGCCAGCTTTGGGCTGGGGACCTGCTGGATTGGCCGACTGTACTCTGACGAAACTACAAAGAAAGTTCTGGGCATCCCTGCCCGAATGAAGGTCTTAGCTGTGACTCCGCTAGGCTATCCCGATCAAATCCCTGAACCGAAGACGAGAAAATCCCTTTCAGAAATAGTTCATTACGAAAAATTCTAG
- a CDS encoding isoleucine--tRNA ligase, translated as MAVKFKADSRRWLTLDYRPLELEQKLREFWEKNKVSQRLMQLREKKNKGVLGFVEGPPTLNGFPHIGHARGRVMKDLRYRFKTMQGFYVPFWGGWDCQGLPVELEVERALGVRNKKELLEKVGEERFIEECKKTVKKYHREWVAADQKLGVFMSNEKAYWTYHDEYIEREWAYLKRAWDQDLLGEGYYVVAYCPHCQTSLSNAEVGYEGAYREVEDPSLHFKMKVSKAENEYFLVWTTMPFTIITDMMLAVHPEAEYAKVKVGEETWILAKNRVESVMQELDISGYRIVNVVAAKELEGTKYEYPFKDTVPRQRELDQQPLVHTVVCEEFVDVSTATGVVHLSPGNGEEDFQAAQKRQLSVYVPFDDECRFTEEAGEFAGIFARDADSKVVDILRQKGLLVSTKTVRHEYPTCWRSHHKLIWLARREYFLWTNKVNDKVVEAAEKVNYFYESPKNRFLSFLKEGKPWCVSRERVWGAPLPVWVCKKCGHKVCIASKKELLEKNTEPVGDDFELHKPWVDRVILKCDNCGATMRREPFVLDAWHNSGASPYARFTDEEFKKFVPVDFLTEGIDQTRGWANTLLLEHVILTGKAEAPYKAFLFQGLAQDAKGRKMSKSLGNVLDANSVLEKYSADVCRFYMLWKCSPIDPIDFDIKDLNRRAYQILGTLYHLHKFFMQNAEYDRFNPRKHTLQWARKNNALKNPDRWLLSKLQQTVNEVTEKLEKCEFHFALSELEEFVVNVVSRQYVPMVRRELWSDDPETLNRRLAVYTTLWNTLKTLVLLFNPATPFLSEFMYQNVYKELDDTLLESVNLEAWPKPDKTLQDTSLEQEFETLLQCVPLAYSARQSARLKRRWPLQKAVVVASKQVQKALKNLEEVFLELVNVKEVEYFETLPQVDLKRWALASENDLHVLLDTQRDEALLGEGVMRDLARRVQALRKELGFRPTDILDAVYMAELDMKSMKLLTPYLTEMAELVRAKKVHAHKKRSEVKVKWHKRALDDKTMYIAIEG; from the coding sequence GTGGCCGTCAAATTCAAAGCTGATTCTAGACGTTGGCTTACGTTAGATTATCGTCCACTAGAACTTGAACAAAAACTCCGTGAATTTTGGGAAAAGAATAAAGTTTCTCAAAGGCTCATGCAACTTAGAGAAAAGAAGAACAAAGGCGTTTTAGGCTTCGTCGAAGGACCTCCAACTCTTAACGGCTTTCCACATATTGGGCATGCTCGCGGACGGGTGATGAAAGACCTTCGATACCGCTTTAAAACCATGCAGGGATTTTATGTTCCTTTCTGGGGAGGCTGGGACTGTCAGGGCTTGCCAGTTGAGTTAGAAGTTGAAAGAGCACTTGGTGTTAGAAACAAAAAAGAATTGTTAGAAAAGGTTGGTGAAGAACGCTTCATCGAAGAGTGCAAGAAAACTGTGAAAAAATACCATCGAGAATGGGTTGCTGCTGATCAGAAGCTCGGAGTTTTCATGAGCAACGAAAAGGCCTACTGGACCTATCATGATGAATATATCGAAAGAGAATGGGCGTATCTTAAGCGGGCTTGGGATCAAGATCTTCTTGGCGAGGGTTATTACGTAGTTGCCTACTGTCCTCACTGTCAAACATCCCTCAGCAACGCCGAAGTGGGCTACGAAGGAGCCTACAGAGAGGTTGAAGACCCGTCTCTCCACTTCAAGATGAAAGTAAGCAAGGCTGAAAACGAGTATTTCCTTGTCTGGACCACAATGCCATTCACAATAATCACAGATATGATGCTGGCAGTTCATCCAGAAGCTGAATATGCCAAGGTGAAAGTCGGCGAAGAAACGTGGATTCTCGCCAAAAACAGAGTTGAATCTGTCATGCAAGAACTTGACATAAGCGGCTACCGAATTGTCAATGTTGTGGCAGCGAAGGAACTCGAAGGCACAAAGTATGAGTATCCATTTAAGGATACGGTTCCTCGTCAACGGGAACTAGATCAACAACCCTTAGTTCACACAGTTGTATGCGAAGAGTTCGTAGATGTAAGCACCGCTACTGGCGTGGTACATCTGTCGCCGGGAAACGGTGAAGAAGACTTTCAGGCTGCTCAAAAACGTCAATTATCCGTGTACGTTCCCTTTGATGACGAATGTAGATTTACTGAGGAAGCTGGTGAATTCGCTGGAATATTCGCTCGAGACGCAGACTCCAAAGTGGTTGATATACTCCGTCAAAAAGGACTGTTGGTGTCCACAAAGACTGTTCGACACGAATACCCAACATGCTGGCGTTCCCACCACAAACTCATTTGGCTCGCCCGTAGAGAATACTTTCTCTGGACAAATAAGGTGAACGACAAAGTTGTTGAAGCCGCTGAAAAAGTCAATTATTTCTATGAAAGCCCAAAAAACCGGTTTCTCTCTTTCTTAAAAGAAGGAAAGCCATGGTGTGTTTCTCGAGAAAGAGTCTGGGGCGCACCTCTGCCCGTTTGGGTTTGCAAAAAATGTGGACACAAAGTGTGTATAGCCAGTAAGAAGGAGCTGCTTGAGAAGAATACAGAACCTGTAGGCGATGATTTTGAATTGCACAAACCGTGGGTAGACCGGGTTATCTTGAAATGCGACAATTGTGGCGCTACTATGAGACGGGAGCCTTTCGTGTTAGACGCTTGGCACAATAGTGGTGCATCTCCTTATGCACGCTTCACAGATGAGGAGTTCAAGAAATTTGTTCCAGTCGACTTTCTAACCGAAGGAATAGACCAAACCAGAGGATGGGCAAATACGCTGCTACTCGAACACGTCATATTAACAGGTAAAGCAGAGGCTCCGTACAAGGCCTTTCTCTTTCAAGGGTTAGCCCAAGATGCAAAAGGCAGAAAAATGAGCAAAAGCCTTGGCAACGTATTGGACGCCAACTCAGTTCTGGAAAAATACTCTGCCGACGTTTGCAGATTCTACATGCTCTGGAAATGCTCTCCAATAGATCCCATAGACTTCGACATCAAAGACTTGAACAGACGCGCCTACCAAATCCTAGGCACGCTCTATCATCTGCACAAGTTCTTTATGCAAAACGCTGAATATGACCGCTTCAACCCGCGAAAGCACACTCTCCAATGGGCCAGAAAAAACAACGCTCTGAAAAATCCTGACCGCTGGTTGCTATCAAAACTACAGCAAACAGTCAACGAAGTTACCGAGAAACTTGAAAAATGTGAGTTCCATTTCGCCCTCTCAGAACTAGAAGAATTTGTTGTTAACGTCGTCAGCCGACAGTATGTTCCCATGGTTCGCAGAGAACTGTGGAGCGACGATCCTGAAACTCTTAACCGTCGATTAGCTGTCTATACAACCCTCTGGAACACGTTAAAAACGCTCGTTCTTCTCTTTAACCCTGCAACCCCGTTCTTAAGCGAATTCATGTACCAAAACGTCTACAAAGAACTAGACGACACTCTCCTCGAATCTGTGAACCTTGAAGCATGGCCCAAACCAGATAAGACTCTTCAAGACACCTCTTTAGAACAAGAATTTGAAACCCTACTACAGTGCGTTCCACTAGCGTATTCTGCTAGACAATCTGCAAGGCTGAAACGTCGGTGGCCCCTGCAAAAAGCCGTAGTTGTGGCCTCGAAACAGGTGCAAAAAGCGTTAAAGAACTTGGAAGAAGTGTTTCTCGAACTCGTCAACGTAAAGGAAGTCGAATATTTTGAAACGCTTCCGCAGGTTGACTTGAAAAGATGGGCGTTGGCGTCTGAAAACGATCTGCACGTTCTGCTTGACACACAACGAGACGAGGCTTTGCTGGGCGAGGGGGTTATGCGTGACTTGGCACGTCGTGTTCAGGCTCTTCGAAAGGAGCTGGGCTTCAGACCCACCGACATACTGGACGCTGTTTACATGGCGGAACTAGACATGAAAAGTATGAAATTGTTGACACCCTACTTAACTGAGATGGCGGAACTTGTTCGAGCTAAGAAAGTTCATGCTCACAAGAAGCGATCCGAAGTGAAAGTGAAGTGGCACAAGCGTGCGTTAGATGATAAGACGATGTACATTGCCATTGAGGGATGA
- a CDS encoding fibrillarin-like rRNA/tRNA 2'-O-methyltransferase, whose amino-acid sequence MAVNVKPHPHFPAIYWTTLEDGSRKLATKNLAPEKTVYGERLIRYRQAEYRLWDPYRSKLAAAVLKGLETVPIQPDHKVLYLGAASGTTASHISDIIGERGYVYCIEFAARTIRELVNNVCEFRFNMSPLLMDARFPERYSMLVEAVDDIYCDIAQPEQAKVLADNADLFLKAGGWIMFAVKARSIDVTKEPSEVYQREIGILKTRGFQVREVIRLEPYDKAHVMIVAER is encoded by the coding sequence GTGGCCGTAAACGTTAAGCCACATCCACATTTTCCCGCAATCTACTGGACTACTCTTGAAGACGGCTCCCGAAAACTAGCGACAAAAAACCTTGCCCCAGAAAAAACTGTCTATGGCGAACGACTAATCCGATACAGGCAGGCAGAATACAGGCTTTGGGACCCTTATCGAAGCAAGCTTGCCGCCGCCGTTCTGAAGGGCTTAGAAACGGTACCCATTCAACCAGATCACAAGGTTTTGTATTTGGGGGCTGCTTCGGGCACAACAGCGAGTCACATCTCCGACATCATTGGAGAACGCGGTTACGTATATTGCATAGAATTTGCCGCTCGGACTATTCGAGAGTTGGTTAACAATGTATGCGAGTTTCGTTTCAACATGTCCCCTTTACTGATGGACGCACGTTTCCCAGAACGGTATTCAATGCTTGTGGAGGCGGTGGATGACATCTACTGCGACATAGCTCAGCCCGAGCAGGCTAAGGTGTTGGCGGACAACGCCGATCTATTCCTTAAAGCCGGCGGATGGATCATGTTCGCAGTTAAGGCTCGAAGCATCGACGTTACAAAAGAGCCTTCCGAGGTTTATCAACGGGAAATAGGTATCCTGAAGACTCGTGGTTTTCAGGTCAGGGAGGTCATACGCTTAGAACCCTATGACAAGGCACATGTGATGATTGTAGCTGAGCGTTGA
- a CDS encoding dihydroorotate dehydrogenase electron transfer subunit encodes MSVYLTAINRLRIVKVREIKRESPTVKTITFHDKFCAKAEPGQFVMVWIPGVDEVPMSLSTMRSDGRCSITVGEVGEATKALHQRKLGETLGIRGPYGNSFTLANGNVMIVGGGTGLAPFIPLAEKLMGLSTRIFFVLGAKTHSELLFLQRIKTVLSKVDGRVIATTEDGSYGLKGVATDPAREILEKETFDMIYTCGPEQMMYKMLVLAERYRTPLQASLERLMRCAIGLCGSCVIGKFMVCKDGPVFSDEQLREVKDEFGRFKMGRTGKKVGI; translated from the coding sequence TTGTCGGTCTATCTCACCGCTATTAACCGCTTGAGAATCGTGAAAGTTCGGGAGATCAAGAGAGAGAGCCCAACCGTTAAGACAATCACTTTTCACGACAAATTTTGCGCGAAAGCTGAGCCTGGACAGTTCGTTATGGTTTGGATTCCCGGCGTCGACGAGGTTCCCATGAGCTTGTCCACCATGCGTTCAGACGGACGTTGCTCAATAACTGTAGGTGAGGTTGGTGAAGCCACCAAGGCTCTTCATCAAAGAAAACTAGGTGAAACCCTTGGAATTCGTGGACCATACGGCAACAGTTTCACGCTGGCAAACGGCAATGTAATGATAGTTGGTGGAGGAACTGGATTAGCCCCGTTTATACCCTTGGCAGAAAAGCTAATGGGACTTTCTACAAGAATTTTTTTTGTTCTTGGAGCCAAAACACATAGTGAGCTTCTGTTTCTACAGAGGATTAAGACCGTTCTCTCAAAAGTCGATGGGAGGGTTATTGCTACAACCGAGGATGGAAGCTATGGGTTAAAAGGAGTTGCCACAGATCCAGCGCGGGAAATCTTGGAGAAAGAAACGTTTGACATGATCTATACGTGTGGTCCAGAGCAGATGATGTATAAAATGTTGGTTCTGGCAGAACGCTACCGTACGCCTCTTCAAGCGAGCTTAGAACGATTGATGAGATGCGCCATCGGATTGTGCGGAAGCTGTGTGATAGGCAAATTCATGGTATGCAAGGATGGACCCGTCTTCTCCGACGAACAATTAAGGGAAGTCAAAGACGAGTTTGGACGCTTCAAGATGGGACGTACAGGGAAAAAAGTTGGCATATGA
- a CDS encoding dihydroorotate dehydrogenase, whose protein sequence is MSRRLAIEIAGLKLANPTMLASGILGLSGLTLKRVADAGAGAVVTKSVGLEPREGYPNPTVVQAECGLLNAVGLPNPGVQYFSEEIREAKELGVPIIVSVYGFSSEEFAEAARVAVEAGADAIELNVSCPHVEKTGAEIGQSSQLVAEILKKVKGRVDTPVFVKLTPNVADIAKVAKAAAEAGADAITAINTVRAMIIDVETTRPILANKIGGLSGTAIKPIAVRCVYEVYREVDIPVIGCGGISTWRDAVEFMLAGASAVQIGTAIAFNGLDVFKSVTKGVDAYLKKRGFRSVKEIVGLSHRY, encoded by the coding sequence ATGTCGCGTCGACTTGCCATAGAAATCGCAGGGTTAAAGCTTGCTAATCCTACGATGTTGGCCTCAGGGATTCTCGGGTTGTCTGGATTGACGTTAAAGAGGGTTGCTGATGCGGGTGCTGGCGCGGTGGTTACGAAGTCTGTGGGATTAGAACCGCGAGAAGGCTATCCCAACCCAACCGTGGTTCAGGCTGAATGTGGGTTGCTCAATGCTGTGGGGCTTCCTAACCCGGGAGTTCAATATTTTAGTGAGGAGATACGTGAAGCGAAAGAGTTAGGCGTTCCAATAATTGTAAGCGTCTACGGCTTTTCATCTGAGGAGTTTGCTGAGGCGGCGAGGGTTGCCGTTGAAGCAGGAGCAGATGCGATAGAATTGAACGTCTCGTGTCCACACGTTGAAAAAACAGGGGCAGAAATTGGACAATCTTCACAGTTGGTGGCAGAAATTTTGAAAAAAGTGAAAGGAAGAGTGGATACACCTGTTTTTGTCAAGTTAACTCCTAACGTTGCTGACATAGCTAAGGTGGCTAAAGCAGCGGCTGAAGCGGGAGCAGATGCGATAACAGCCATCAACACTGTTAGGGCTATGATAATTGATGTTGAAACGACTCGGCCAATATTGGCTAACAAGATCGGTGGACTGTCTGGAACCGCGATAAAGCCTATTGCGGTTAGATGTGTGTATGAGGTTTATCGTGAGGTTGATATTCCGGTTATCGGTTGCGGTGGAATAAGCACGTGGCGAGACGCTGTGGAGTTCATGTTAGCTGGGGCTTCGGCGGTTCAGATAGGAACAGCTATCGCATTCAATGGACTGGATGTGTTCAAGTCTGTTACGAAGGGAGTTGACGCATACCTTAAAAAGAGAGGGTTCAGGAGTGTGAAAGAGATTGTCGGTCTATCTCACCGCTATTAA
- a CDS encoding NAD-dependent epimerase/dehydratase family protein yields the protein MKTRGIEKVLVTGGAGFIGSHLVDALMTQGAKVCVFDNLTSGTLQNIKPWLDNPNLTFIKGDLLNPADLKKLTNSHYELVFHLAANPEVRVGSTNPNIHFQQNLTATHNLLEYLRKTRNNSTLIFTSTSTVYGEPAKIPTAEDYSPLTPISIYGATKLASEALISAYVHTYNFKAVIYRLANIVGARSKHGVIHDFIQKLRKNSKELEILGDGTQTKSYLYITDCIEAMLLGLEKSKNQVKIYNVGSEDQINVKTIAQIIIEEMKLKNVKLTYTGGVDGGRGWKGDVKNMLLDINKIKSLGWEPKLNSRQAMRTTVRTFIQNIS from the coding sequence ATGAAAACTAGAGGTATAGAAAAAGTGTTGGTGACTGGTGGAGCCGGCTTCATCGGCAGCCACCTCGTCGACGCCCTCATGACCCAAGGAGCCAAAGTCTGCGTCTTCGACAACCTCACCAGCGGAACCCTACAAAATATTAAACCATGGCTAGACAACCCAAACCTCACTTTCATAAAAGGAGATCTCCTAAACCCAGCCGACCTCAAAAAACTAACAAACAGCCATTATGAACTCGTCTTCCATTTAGCAGCAAACCCAGAAGTCAGAGTCGGCTCCACCAACCCAAACATACACTTCCAACAAAACCTAACTGCAACCCACAATCTTCTAGAATACCTCAGAAAAACCAGAAACAACTCTACACTAATCTTCACCTCCACATCCACGGTCTACGGCGAACCCGCAAAAATCCCCACAGCCGAAGATTATTCACCTCTCACACCAATCTCTATCTATGGGGCAACCAAGCTGGCCAGCGAAGCCCTCATCTCTGCATACGTCCACACTTACAACTTCAAAGCCGTAATCTACCGCCTAGCCAACATAGTAGGCGCAAGAAGCAAACACGGCGTCATCCACGATTTCATCCAAAAGCTAAGAAAGAACTCTAAAGAGCTTGAAATACTTGGAGACGGAACCCAAACCAAATCCTACCTCTACATAACCGACTGCATAGAAGCTATGCTCCTAGGACTAGAGAAATCAAAAAACCAAGTTAAAATCTATAACGTGGGCTCAGAGGATCAGATAAACGTCAAAACCATTGCCCAAATAATCATCGAAGAAATGAAACTCAAAAACGTCAAGCTCACCTACACTGGTGGCGTAGATGGCGGAAGAGGATGGAAAGGCGACGTCAAAAACATGCTGCTGGACATCAACAAAATCAAATCATTAGGCTGGGAACCAAAACTCAACAGCAGACAAGCAATGAGAACTACGGTAAGAACATTTATCCAAAACATATCTTAA